One stretch of Acropora muricata isolate sample 2 chromosome 12, ASM3666990v1, whole genome shotgun sequence DNA includes these proteins:
- the LOC136893430 gene encoding cholinesterase-like, giving the protein MKSIYSKNIDFKGLIVCCFERFSRRRSYPQLIAVNTMRYESITVTTVIGCVFITGSIFLAQSKADELIVATRYGSLRGVIRHFANINKTIKAVGKFLGIPYAASPTGALRFMAPQKVPAWKPDIYNASFYRSICIQPNDYNKLFWPGFSHPDSEDCLFLNVFTPLRNNSIPTEHLYPVMVYIHGGGYEVGTPVVSPGDVIPLWGVVLVTIQYRLGALGFATTGDSVAPGNYGMLDQIEALKWVQENIKAFGGDKSKVTIFGESAGGSSVGLLVLSPLSENLFHHAIAISGSELSPFAFGEKTAAISHTKALASRLGCSTDESSRTIACLRSVEPRQLLNSEANVWRPVADGKFLADSPEGLRKSGTFNPVKLMMGFTSQEGSYFFPGVIRNTTSKTIRSDTDYALSYIVKKYGQTWTPDYKISESLLDAVVFLNTPWPYAEDVYKVKRGFSDIITDSCVAQPAHSSLLYHSGVETAYMYEFTHRSKLNPLPDWVGVLHKDDTPYQFGFPLMNLTVLQKYDEADRNVSDTVITLFTNFAKYGNPTPHPVSGVVWETFNSSNRAYMRIAEAPVMAINYHPTRMAFWGGYYKKLLKEDTKCKTAAVNQSGTCSPMLMLFLLLTLVFLK; this is encoded by the exons ATGAAATCCATATACTCGAAAAACATCGACTTCAAG GGATTGATCGTCTGCTGTTTTGAGCGATTCTCACGGCGCCGAAGTTATCCGCAGTTGATTGCTGTAAACACGATGCGGTATGAAAGTATAACTGTTACAACTGTTATAGGCTGCGTGTTTATAACTGGTAGTATCTTTTTAGCCCAGTCTAAAGCCGACGAACTGATCGTAGCGACAAGATATGGATCATTACGAGGTGTCATACGTCATTTCGCAAACATCAACAAGACTATAAAAGCTGTGGGTAAATTTCTCGGGATCCCATATGCAGCGTCACCTACCGGGGCTCTACGGTTTATGGCCCCTCAAAAGGTCCCTGCTTGGAAACCGGATATTTACAACGCGTCCTTTTACAGGAGTATATGCATTCAGCCTAATGACTACAACAAACTCTTTTGGCCGGGATTCTCGCACCCTGATAGCGAAGATTGTTTATTCTTAAACGTGTTTACTCCATTACGAAACAACAGCATTCCGACGGAACACCTGTACCCTGTGATGGTGTATATTCACGGGGGAGGTTATGAGGTTGGCACCCCTGTTGTATCGCCCGGAGATGTCATCCCTCTGTGGGGCGTTGTGCTAGTTACAATACAGTATCGATTAGGTGCTCTTGGTTTTGCTACAACGGGAGATTCGGTAGCTCCTGGGAATTACGGAATGCTCGATCAGATCGAGGCGCTGAAATGGGTGCAAGAAAACATCAAAGCTTTCGGAGGTGACAAGTCCAAAGTGACTATATTCGGCGAGAGCGCTGGCGGATCCAGCGTGGGGCTACTGGTCTTGTCCCCGTTGTCTGAGAATCTCTTCCACCACGCAATTGCAATAAGTGGCAGTGAACTCTCCCCCTTTGCATTTGGCGAGAAAACAGCTGCGATCTCCCACACTAAAGCTCTGGCCTCCAGGCTTGGATGTTCAACGGACGAAAGCTCTCGTACTATTGCTTGTCTACGGTCAGTAGAACCTCGTCAACTGTTGAATAGTGAGGCCAATGTCTGGCGACCTGTAGCGGATGGAAAGTTTCTTGCTGATTCACCTGAGGGCCTTCGAAAATCAGGGACGTTCAATCCCGTAAAGTTGATGATGGGATTCACTAGTCAAGAGGGTTCTTATTTCTTTCCAGGAGTAATAAGAAATACGACTTCAAAGACTATTCGTTCAGACACAGATTACGCGCTCTCTTACATAGTTAAAAAGTACGGACAGACTTGGACCCCAGATTATAAAATCTCGGAATCTCTTTTAGATGCCGTTGTCTTTTTGAATACTCCGTGGCCTTATGCGGAAGATGTTTACAAAGTCAAGCGAGGGTTCTCAGATATTATCACTGACTCATGTGTCGCTCAGCCAGCGCATTCGAGCCTGCTGTATCACAGCGGGGTGGAAACGGCTTACATGTATGAGTTCACGCACCGTTCCAAACTCAACCCATTACCTGATTGGGTGGGCGTGTTGCACAAAGACGACACGCCTTATCAGTTTGGTTTTCCGCTTATGAACCTCACTGTGCTCCAAAAGTACGACGAAGCAGATCGGAATGTGAGCGACACGGTCATAACTTTATTTACGAACTTTGCCAAATATGGCAATCCCACACCCCATCCAGTGAGTGGAGTAGTATGGGAAACGTTTAATTCAAGCAACAGAGCGTACATGCGCATTGCGGAAGCACCTGTTATGGCAATCAACTACCACCCAACCAGGATGGCATTCTGGGGTGGCTATTACAAAAAACTACTCAAGGAGGACACAAAGTGCAAAACAGCTGCTGTCAACCAGAGTGGAACATGCAGCCCAATGCTTATGCTTTTCTTGCTTTTAACCCTTGTCTTTTTAAAATAG
- the LOC136892484 gene encoding neuroligin-4, X-linked-like: MTFTNFIAGACLLFAIELCRVMCINEEVIVKTKYGRIRGTNRHFSGINKPIRTVNLFLGIPFASPPTGKLRFRPPQKHSGWEPSIYNATYFRSICIQDPEYYSFFWPGLFLPQSEDCLYLNVYTPSLEVGSKELFPVMVYIHGGGYEAGTPAINPGDLIPLWGVVLVTIQYRVGPFGFVTTGDSVAPGNYGMMDQIEAMKWVQENIVNFGGNASKVTIFGESAGGSSVGLMLLSEQSNGLFHRAISISGVDLSPFAIGSSTEVKKQTRKVAKEVGCLLTGSKRKMINCMRSADALKFPVNEANIWRPIVDGNFLLDTPRNLRNAGKFHDIPYMAGFTSREGSYFFPNVINKVTPESFRRNTKDIFNTIGNQYGQKLLESEELPNTLLDTIILLYTPWPNKLDPLKIKQGIPDAIGDFTMTAPTHEDLVLHSKKAPVYMYEFAHRSSLNPSPSWEGATHKDDTPYQFGFPLMNLTVLQQYDEVDRNVSDMVITLFTNFAKYGNPTSQPVLGVKWEGFNSSHRAYLRIHPTPEMAIDFKPTRVAFWNEYYENMLKEGPNACHSRSSACTRYLSLLCSIACLLFYFSGTFV; encoded by the coding sequence ATGACATTCACGAATTTCATTGCTGGTGCCTGCCTTTTGTTCGCCATTGAACTCTGTCGAGTTATGTGCATAAACGAAGAGGTAATAGTTAAGACAAAATATGGACGGATAAGAGGGACAAATCGCCACTTCTCAGGTATTAATAAGCCCATTCGAACTGTGAATTTGTTCCTTGGTATTCCGTTCGCCTCACCGCCGACTGGAAAACTGCGGTTCAGGCCTCCGCAAAAACATTCCGGTTGGGAGCCCTCCATTTACAATGCGACTTATTTTCGAAGCATCTGTATTCAAGACCCGGAATACTACAGCTTTTTCTGGCCCGGTCTCTTCCTTCCACAAAGCGAAGATTGTCTTTATCTAAATGTTTACACTCCAAGTCTAGAGGTGGGATCTAAAGAGCTTTTTCCGGTTATGGTGTACATTCACGGCGGAGGATACGAAGCGGGCACTCCTGCAATAAACCCCGGGGATTTGATTCCTTTATGGGGTGTTGTCTTAGTTACTATACAGTACAGGGTGGGTCCGTTCGGTTTTGTTACAACAGGAGACTCTGTGGCCCCTGGAAATTATGGGATGATGGATCAGATCGAGGCTATGAAGTGGGTTCAAGAGAACATTGTTAACTTCGGAGGCAACGCATCGAAAGTTACCATATTTGGTGAGAGCGCCGGTGGATCCAGCGTTGGCCTGATGCTGCTATCGGAGCAATCTAATGGATTGTTTCATCGCGCTATTTCTATCAGTGGAGTTGATCTCTCTCCATTTGCTATTGGATCATCGACAGAGGTCAAAAAACAAACTAGGAAGGTTGCTAAAGAGGTAGGATGTTTGCTGACAGGCTCCAAACGCAAAATGATCAATTGTATGCGTTCTGCAGACGCGCTCAAATTTCCAGTCAATGAAGCTAACATCTGGAGACCCATTGTCGATGGAAACTTTCTCTTAGACACACCCAGAAACCTAAGAAACGCAGGAAAGTTCCATGATATTCCCTACATGGCTGGCTTTACGAGTCGCGAAGGGTCTTATTTTTTCCCTAATGTTATCAACAAAGTAACCCCTGAAAGTTTCCGCAGGAACACAAAGGACATATTTAATACGATTGGCAACCAGTACGGACAAAAGTTACTTGAAAGTGAGGAACTTCCAAACACGCTTCTTGACACCATAATCTTGTTGTATACACCTTGGCCAAATAAACTCGATCCCCTTAAAATCAAACAAGGGATACCCGATGCGATAGGGGACTTCACAATGACAGCCCCTACTCACGAAGATTTGGTCCTTCACAGCAAAAAGGCCCCTGTTTACATGTACGAGTTTGCCCATCGTTCAAGCCTCAATCCCAGCCCCTCGTGGGAAGGGGCTACTCATAAGGATGACACGCCATACCAATTTGGTTTTCCGTTAATGAACTTGACTGTTCTGCAACAGTACGACGAAGTTGACCGAAACGTGAGCGATATGGTTATCACACTATTCACGAACTTTGCCAAATATGGAAATCCCACGTCGCAACCGGTTCTTGGTGTAAAATGGGAAGGATTTAACTCTAGTCACAGGGCGTATTTGCGCATCCATCCCACCCCGGAAATGGCAATTGACTTCAAGCCAACAAGGGTGGCGTTCTGGAATGAATATTACGAGAACATGTTGAAAGAAGGCCCTAACGCCTGTCATTCCCGATCCAGTGCCTGTACTCGATATCTGAGTTTACTCTGTAGCATTGCGTGTCTATTATTTTACTTTTCAGGGACTTTTGTATAG